TGATGTCTCCGCTCTTGCAAAGCGCCACTGTGCTTCGCTTCACCAGGCCCACGAAGAGGACGAGAGCTACTTCAAAACCCGTTACCGTCCGTGGAAGGAGGTTTATCGGGATCGATTTGTTGTCGGTATGAATTGGAAGCACAAGCGCTGCTCAGTCAAAGTCTTCAAGGGCCACCGGGACAGTGTCATGTGTCTGCAGTTCGAGGACAACATCTTGATGACTGGATCCTATGATGCTACAGTTAAGATCTGGGACACAGACACTGGCGAAGAATTGAGAACCCTCAAAGGCCACGTTGCTGGCGTGCGGTGCCTCCAGTTCGATGACACCAAATTGATCACTGGTAGCCTGGATCGCAGCATCAGAATCTGGAACTGGCGCACAGGTGAATGTATCTCCAAGTACAATGGCCACGCCGAAGCGGTCATTGCCCTCCACTTTGATTCTACTCTTCTTGCATCCGCATCTGTCGATCGCACTGTCAAAATTTGGAATTTCAAGGACAAGTCTACTTTCGTTCTTCCCCACCCACAGGGTGTCAACGCCGTCAAGATCGATTCAGCTTCGCGCACAGTTTTGACCGCTTGCGACGATGGTGCCGCACGCCTTTGGGATCTGGACACCAAGTCTTGCATCCGAGTTTTCCATAACCATATTGGTGCCGTTCAGCAAGTCATTGCTTTGCCCCGAGAGATTGAACTGGAGAATCACCTCGCCGACTGCGAGAACGACCATGTCAGCACATCTTCTCAAAACGGCGACAACATCTTGAGCACGCTTTCCCCTCTTCTCGAGGCCAAGTCTCTATCTTGCCCGAATTCACCGTTCGGCTCCTCCTTTGACGAGGACCAAGGCCGCATCGAACCGCCGCGCTATATCCTCACCAGCGGTGTTGACACAACCATCCGATTGTGGGAAACCAGCACCGGAAGATGCCTTCGTACCTTCTTCGGACATCTGGAAGGTATTTGGGCTCTTTCCGCTGATACTCTACGGATTGCCTCTGGTGGCATGGATCGCATGGTCAAGATCTGGGATCCTCGGATTCCTACCGGCCAGGATACCTATGAAGGTCACAGTGCAGCTGTCAACTGCATTGGCCTGAGCGACAGCCGTTTCATCACTGGTGGTGATGACTACCAAGTTCGCATGTACGATTTCCGGGCCTAGAGtggcatttttttttccgatGTCTGTCAAAAGTAACTTTTTGGATTGGATACTTTTACTTTCACG
The nucleotide sequence above comes from Penicillium digitatum chromosome 1, complete sequence. Encoded proteins:
- a CDS encoding putative E3 ubiquitin ligase complex SCF subunit sconB, with translation MADAQAHSSTHQSLVFANSGVSANADFNRSLQRKDTDKTTQTLEELARQNVAPFLAKYQPRQYAPFRSQVPTPSEQNFVNASYCYRHQPDSKCGRRQADEQSMTQLQSELNLLPQSDQQAQSCFPQLSYISASVRELIRIDFLGALPPELSFKILRYLDTASLCRAAQVSSRWRALADDDVVWHRMCEQHIRRKCNKCGWGLPLLDRKRLREAKREIELRATNWGNNEPAVGSTEAAMIESCSIVELAASGKRKMESDDDVSALAKRHCASLHQAHEEDESYFKTRYRPWKEVYRDRFVVGMNWKHKRCSVKVFKGHRDSVMCLQFEDNILMTGSYDATVKIWDTDTGEELRTLKGHVAGVRCLQFDDTKLITGSLDRSIRIWNWRTGECISKYNGHAEAVIALHFDSTLLASASVDRTVKIWNFKDKSTFVLPHPQGVNAVKIDSASRTVLTACDDGAARLWDLDTKSCIRVFHNHIGAVQQVIALPREIELENHLADCENDHVSTSSQNGDNILSTLSPLLEAKSLSCPNSPFGSSFDEDQGRIEPPRYILTSGVDTTIRLWETSTGRCLRTFFGHLEGIWALSADTLRIASGGMDRMVKIWDPRIPTGQDTYEGHSAAVNCIGLSDSRFITGGDDYQVRMYDFRA